In Sphingomonas sp. LR60, the following are encoded in one genomic region:
- a CDS encoding CgeB family protein: protein MKLVVLGLSLSSSWGNGHATTFRALLRAFAARGHDVLFLERDMPWYAAHRDEPAPDYCRLELYDGLAAMADWRTAIEQADAVMVGSYVPDGIEVGRLVQQWARGVTTFYDIDTPVTLAKLARGACDYVSPEVIPGYDIYCSFTGGPTLRSIEERYKSPAARALYCSVDADRYQPTGADKRWDLSYLGTYSDDRQPTLERLLIEPARRHPDKSFVVAGPQYPETIDWPANVARIEHLAPADHADFYSASRATLNVTRADMIAAGWSPSVRLFEATACGTPIVSDRWPGIDELLTPDREILLADTSDDVEAALARPDLDAIGAAGRARVLAAHTAHHRAAELEAHLREAAEAKLATA, encoded by the coding sequence ATGAAGCTCGTCGTCCTCGGCCTCTCGCTCAGCTCCAGCTGGGGCAACGGCCACGCCACCACCTTCCGCGCCCTGCTCCGCGCCTTCGCCGCGCGCGGTCACGACGTGCTGTTCCTCGAACGCGACATGCCCTGGTATGCCGCGCACCGCGACGAACCCGCGCCCGATTATTGCCGGCTCGAACTCTACGACGGCCTCGCCGCGATGGCGGACTGGCGCACCGCGATCGAGCAGGCCGATGCGGTGATGGTCGGCTCATACGTCCCCGACGGGATCGAGGTCGGCCGTCTGGTCCAGCAATGGGCGCGCGGCGTGACGACCTTCTACGACATCGACACGCCGGTCACGCTCGCCAAGCTGGCGCGCGGCGCGTGCGATTACGTCTCGCCCGAGGTGATCCCCGGCTATGACATCTATTGCTCGTTCACCGGCGGCCCGACGCTGCGGTCGATCGAGGAACGCTACAAGAGCCCCGCCGCGCGCGCGCTCTATTGCTCGGTCGACGCCGATCGTTACCAGCCGACCGGCGCCGACAAACGCTGGGACCTGTCGTATCTCGGCACCTACAGCGACGATCGCCAGCCGACGCTCGAACGGCTGCTGATCGAGCCCGCGCGTCGGCATCCGGACAAAAGCTTCGTCGTCGCGGGCCCGCAATATCCCGAGACGATCGACTGGCCAGCCAATGTCGCGCGGATCGAGCATCTCGCGCCTGCCGACCACGCCGATTTCTACTCGGCGAGCCGCGCGACGCTCAACGTCACCCGCGCCGACATGATCGCCGCGGGCTGGTCGCCCTCGGTGCGGCTGTTCGAGGCGACCGCCTGCGGCACGCCGATCGTCTCGGATCGCTGGCCGGGCATCGACGAATTGCTGACGCCCGACCGCGAAATCCTGCTGGCCGACACCAGCGACGATGTCGAGGCGGCGCTCGCCCGCCCCGATCTCGACGCGATCGGCGCCGCCGGGCGTGCCCGCGTGCTCGCCGCACACACCGCGCACCACCGCGCCGCCGAACTGGAGGCGCATCTCCGCGAAGCGGCGGAGGCAAAGCTCGCGACGGCGTAG
- a CDS encoding CgeB family protein, producing MKIAFYGSSLLSSYWNGAATYYRGILRALGERGYDITFYEPDAFERQQHRDIDPPAYAKVVVYPATHDALREVLAEAAHADIVVKANGVGVFDRELLEGIIAHARPDALKIFWDVDAAATLDEMRADPDHPVTAALPHLDMVLTYGGGDPVVNAYRGFGAAECIPVYNALDPQTHHPVPADERFACDLAFLGNRLPDREARVEEFFLRPAALLPKQSFLIGGNGWDTKAMPGNVRHRGHVFTAEHNAFNCTPRAILNVARDSMAHIGFSPATRVFEAAGAAACLITDAWEGIELFLIPDREVLVARDGQDVADHLAALTTERAQAIGQAALKRVLAEHTYDLRGAQVDTLFKAHAARQREAA from the coding sequence GTGAAGATCGCCTTCTACGGGTCCAGCCTGCTGTCCTCCTATTGGAACGGCGCCGCGACCTATTATCGCGGCATCCTGCGCGCGCTCGGCGAGCGCGGCTATGACATCACCTTCTACGAACCCGACGCCTTCGAGCGGCAACAGCATCGCGACATCGACCCGCCCGCCTATGCCAAGGTCGTCGTCTATCCCGCGACGCACGATGCGCTCCGCGAGGTGCTGGCCGAAGCCGCGCACGCCGATATCGTCGTCAAGGCGAACGGCGTCGGGGTCTTCGATCGCGAATTGCTCGAAGGCATCATCGCGCACGCCCGCCCCGACGCGCTCAAGATCTTCTGGGACGTCGATGCCGCCGCGACACTCGACGAGATGCGCGCCGACCCCGATCATCCGGTCACCGCCGCGCTGCCGCATCTCGACATGGTACTCACCTATGGCGGCGGCGATCCGGTCGTGAACGCCTATCGCGGCTTCGGCGCGGCGGAATGTATCCCTGTCTACAATGCGCTCGATCCGCAGACCCACCACCCGGTGCCAGCCGACGAGCGCTTCGCGTGCGACCTCGCCTTCCTCGGCAATCGCCTTCCGGATCGCGAGGCGCGCGTCGAGGAATTCTTCCTCCGCCCCGCCGCCCTGCTCCCGAAGCAGAGCTTCCTGATCGGTGGCAATGGCTGGGATACGAAGGCGATGCCCGGCAACGTCCGCCACCGCGGCCATGTCTTCACCGCCGAGCATAACGCCTTCAACTGCACGCCGCGCGCGATCCTCAACGTCGCGCGCGATTCGATGGCGCACATCGGTTTCTCGCCCGCCACCCGCGTGTTCGAGGCCGCAGGCGCCGCCGCCTGTCTCATCACCGATGCGTGGGAGGGGATCGAGCTGTTCCTCATCCCCGATCGCGAAGTGCTGGTCGCGCGTGACGGACAGGACGTCGCCGACCATCTTGCCGCACTCACCACCGAGCGCGCGCAGGCGATCGGTCAGGCCGCGCTCAAGCGGGTCCTCGCCGAGCACACCTATGATCTGCGCGGGGCGCAGGTCGATACGCTCTTCAAGGCGCACGCCGCCCGCCAGCGCGAGGCCGCGTGA
- a CDS encoding CgeB family protein, which produces MKLVYFTHSLASCWNHGNAHFLRGVLSELIARGHDVRVYEPAGAWSLENLLADNGEAGLDAYRTAYPELSSQTFAPDADLAELVDKADVVIVHEWNAHDLVAALGKLRRGGAHFTLLFHDTHHRAVSAPEEMRAYDLDSYDGVLAFGEALSRVYREWGWGDRVWTWHEAADTRRFFPVEGEDRDGIVWIGNWGDGERTAEIENYLLAPARDAGLPLDIYGVRYPDAGKAMLAAYGARYHGWAPNAAAPALFARALATVHVPRRYYTTILPGIPTIRVFEALACGLPLASAPWDDAEHLFRPGTDFLFAQTPDEMTHILRDLRDDADLRASLAAAGLETIRARHTCAHRVDELLAILAGLDAPSLSRSIPA; this is translated from the coding sequence ATGAAGCTGGTCTATTTCACCCACAGCCTCGCCTCGTGCTGGAACCACGGCAACGCGCATTTCCTGCGCGGCGTGCTTTCGGAGCTGATCGCCCGCGGCCATGACGTGCGCGTCTACGAACCCGCCGGTGCATGGAGCCTCGAGAACCTGCTCGCCGACAACGGCGAGGCCGGGCTCGACGCGTATCGCACCGCCTATCCCGAACTGTCGTCGCAGACCTTCGCGCCCGACGCCGACCTCGCCGAACTGGTCGACAAGGCCGACGTGGTGATCGTCCACGAATGGAACGCGCACGATCTGGTCGCCGCACTCGGCAAACTGCGCCGCGGCGGCGCGCACTTCACCCTGCTGTTCCACGACACGCATCACCGCGCGGTCAGCGCGCCCGAGGAGATGCGCGCCTATGATCTCGACAGCTATGACGGCGTGCTCGCGTTCGGCGAGGCGCTGTCGCGCGTCTATCGCGAGTGGGGCTGGGGCGATCGTGTGTGGACGTGGCACGAAGCCGCCGACACGCGCCGCTTCTTCCCCGTTGAAGGCGAGGATCGCGACGGCATCGTCTGGATCGGCAATTGGGGCGACGGCGAGCGCACCGCCGAGATCGAGAATTATCTGCTCGCCCCGGCGCGCGACGCCGGGCTGCCGCTCGACATCTATGGGGTCCGCTATCCCGACGCGGGCAAGGCGATGCTCGCGGCATATGGCGCGCGCTATCACGGCTGGGCGCCCAACGCCGCCGCGCCCGCACTGTTCGCGCGTGCGCTCGCGACCGTCCATGTGCCGCGGCGCTATTACACGACGATCCTGCCCGGCATCCCGACGATCCGCGTCTTCGAGGCATTGGCGTGCGGCCTGCCGCTCGCCAGCGCGCCGTGGGACGACGCCGAACACCTCTTCCGCCCCGGCACCGACTTCCTGTTCGCGCAAACGCCCGACGAGATGACGCACATCCTCCGCGACCTGCGCGACGATGCCGACCTGCGGGCCTCGCTCGCCGCCGCCGGGCTCGAAACCATCCGCGCGCGCCACACCTGCGCGCACCGCGTCGACGAATTGCTGGCGATCCTCGCCGGCCTCGACGCCCCCTCGCTGTCACGGAGCATCCCAGCGTGA
- a CDS encoding glycosyltransferase family 4 protein: MTERLLMTADAVGGVWQYAIQLSADLVRAGWSVDLATLGPAPSTAHQAQAEAAGVSLIDTRLPLDWLAEDAQAVAVAADAIAALAAARAVDVVQLNQPALAIADFAMPVVAVVHSCVASWWEAVEHGPLPADLVWQTELVARGLARADAIVCPTRAFAATIQRLYALPVAPRAIHNGRTLPAATGALFAGAFTAGRLWDRGKNIATLDCAAALLPLPFRAAGPARGPHGEHHKFHHLEPLGRISDAAIAAALSTRPIFASAAHYEPFGLAVLEAALTGCALVLSDIPTFRELWDGVATFVAADDAEGFSRAIADLAADTDLRVSRGALARARALDYTPEQTARTMAALLDHATATGERVAA, encoded by the coding sequence GTGACGGAACGGCTGTTGATGACCGCCGACGCGGTCGGTGGCGTCTGGCAATATGCGATCCAGCTTTCCGCCGATCTGGTCCGCGCCGGCTGGTCGGTCGATCTCGCCACACTCGGCCCCGCGCCCTCGACCGCGCATCAGGCGCAGGCCGAAGCGGCGGGCGTCTCGCTGATCGACACGCGCCTCCCGCTCGATTGGCTCGCCGAGGATGCGCAGGCGGTGGCGGTGGCCGCCGATGCGATCGCCGCGCTCGCCGCTGCACGCGCGGTCGACGTCGTCCAGCTCAACCAGCCCGCGCTCGCGATCGCCGATTTCGCGATGCCGGTCGTCGCGGTCGTCCATAGCTGCGTCGCGAGCTGGTGGGAGGCGGTCGAGCACGGCCCGCTCCCCGCCGACCTGGTTTGGCAGACCGAGCTGGTCGCGCGCGGTCTGGCGCGTGCCGACGCGATCGTCTGCCCGACCCGCGCCTTCGCCGCGACCATCCAGCGGCTCTACGCGCTCCCGGTCGCGCCGCGCGCGATCCACAACGGCCGCACGCTGCCGGCCGCGACCGGTGCGCTTTTCGCAGGCGCGTTCACCGCCGGTCGGCTGTGGGATCGCGGCAAGAACATCGCGACGCTCGATTGCGCCGCCGCCCTGCTGCCGTTGCCGTTCCGCGCCGCGGGTCCGGCGCGCGGGCCGCATGGCGAGCATCACAAGTTCCACCATCTCGAACCGCTCGGCCGGATCAGCGACGCCGCGATCGCCGCCGCGCTGTCGACCCGCCCGATCTTCGCCTCCGCCGCTCATTACGAGCCGTTCGGGCTCGCGGTGCTCGAGGCGGCGCTGACCGGCTGCGCGCTGGTCCTGTCCGACATCCCGACCTTCCGCGAATTGTGGGACGGGGTCGCGACCTTCGTCGCCGCCGACGATGCCGAGGGCTTTTCTCGCGCGATCGCCGACCTCGCCGCCGACACCGACCTGCGCGTCTCGCGTGGCGCGCTCGCCCGCGCCCGCGCGCTCGACTACACGCCCGAACAGACCGCGCGCACGATGGCCGCGCTTCTCGACCACGCGACCGCCACCGGCGAGCGGGTCGCGGCATGA
- a CDS encoding SDR family NAD(P)-dependent oxidoreductase: MRGPVLVTGGAGFIGSNLADRLAGEGHDVVVYDALARAGVERNLAWLRERHGDRIRFVHADVRDTARLADEVAGAAAVFHFAAQVAVTTSLDDPADDFTTNITATFQLLEAIRTRAPDVPLIFASTNKVYGDLADLDFVLEDDAYHPVDPHVRAHGIGEARPLDFHTPYGVSKGAADQYVLDYARSFGLKTCVFRMSCIYGQRQMGTEDQGWVAHFLIRALGGEPITLYGDGHQVRDVLDVRDAVNAYLAAWQRIDDVAGRAFNLGGGPENAVSLRQLLAHIATLTGRPVDVRYSGWRAGDQRYFVADARAAAATLALPERRDWREGVGALADWLQREHAVAPMTTDAPAIEVAA; this comes from the coding sequence ATGAGGGGGCCGGTGCTGGTTACCGGCGGCGCCGGCTTCATCGGCTCGAACCTCGCCGATCGGCTTGCCGGCGAAGGACATGACGTAGTCGTCTACGACGCGCTCGCCCGTGCCGGGGTCGAGCGCAATCTGGCGTGGCTGCGCGAACGCCACGGCGACCGCATCCGCTTCGTCCATGCCGATGTCCGCGACACCGCGCGGCTCGCCGATGAGGTCGCGGGCGCGGCGGCGGTGTTCCACTTCGCCGCGCAGGTGGCGGTGACCACCAGCCTCGACGATCCCGCCGACGATTTCACCACCAACATCACCGCCACCTTCCAGTTGCTCGAAGCGATCCGCACCCGCGCGCCCGACGTGCCGCTGATCTTCGCCTCCACGAACAAAGTATATGGCGACCTCGCTGATCTCGATTTCGTGCTGGAGGACGACGCCTATCATCCCGTCGACCCGCACGTCCGCGCGCATGGGATTGGCGAGGCGCGACCGCTCGACTTCCACACGCCGTACGGTGTGTCGAAGGGGGCAGCCGACCAATATGTCCTCGATTATGCGCGCAGCTTCGGGTTGAAGACCTGCGTCTTCCGGATGAGCTGCATCTACGGCCAGCGCCAGATGGGCACCGAAGACCAGGGCTGGGTCGCGCATTTCCTGATCCGCGCGCTCGGCGGCGAGCCGATCACCCTGTACGGTGACGGGCATCAGGTCCGCGACGTTCTCGATGTCCGCGATGCGGTGAACGCCTATCTCGCCGCGTGGCAGCGGATCGACGATGTCGCCGGGCGCGCCTTCAACCTCGGCGGCGGCCCCGAAAACGCAGTCAGTCTCCGCCAGTTGCTCGCGCATATCGCGACGCTGACCGGCCGCCCGGTCGACGTGCGATATTCGGGCTGGCGTGCGGGCGACCAGCGCTATTTCGTTGCCGACGCGCGCGCCGCCGCCGCGACGCTGGCCTTGCCCGAACGCCGCGACTGGCGCGAGGGCGTCGGTGCGCTCGCCGACTGGCTGCAGCGCGAACATGCCGTCGCTCCGATGACGACCGATGCACCGGCGATCGAGGTCGCTGCGTGA
- a CDS encoding NAD-dependent epimerase/dehydratase family protein produces the protein METILITGGAGFIGRFVADELLARGHEVRVLDSLIEQVHGDCERPPLLNDAVELIRGDVRNGDVVSKALDGVDSVIHLAAEVGVGQSMYEVERYTSTNDVGTAVLFEKLIDKPVRRVVTASSMSIYGEGLYRDADGNMVQDAERKGLRDGLTNWEPVDAQGRPLTPVATPEWKQPNLASIYALNKYVQERTTHIMAAPYGIEGVCLRLFNVYGPGQALSNPYTGVLAIFASRLLNGQKPMIFEDGEQRRDFVHVSDVARGFADALFLPQAVGGTFNIGSGHDRSVTEVATELAKAMGKNDLAPEIVGKARIGDIRHCFCDTTLAQERLDFRATQDFTAGLAELAEWVAEQTAEDKVATMRAELERRGLVA, from the coding sequence GTGGAAACCATTCTCATCACCGGCGGGGCCGGCTTCATCGGACGTTTCGTTGCCGATGAACTGCTGGCACGCGGCCATGAAGTGCGGGTCCTCGACAGCCTGATCGAGCAGGTCCACGGCGATTGCGAGCGCCCGCCGCTCCTCAACGACGCGGTCGAGCTGATCCGCGGCGACGTGCGCAACGGCGATGTCGTCAGCAAGGCGCTCGACGGCGTCGACAGCGTCATCCACCTCGCCGCCGAAGTCGGCGTCGGCCAGTCGATGTACGAAGTCGAACGCTATACTTCGACCAACGACGTCGGCACCGCCGTTCTCTTCGAGAAACTGATCGACAAGCCGGTCCGTCGCGTCGTCACCGCCTCGTCGATGTCGATCTATGGCGAAGGGCTGTACCGCGACGCCGACGGCAACATGGTGCAGGACGCGGAGCGCAAGGGGCTGCGCGACGGGCTGACCAATTGGGAACCGGTCGACGCGCAAGGCCGCCCGCTGACCCCGGTCGCAACGCCCGAATGGAAGCAGCCGAACCTCGCCTCGATCTATGCGCTCAACAAATATGTGCAGGAACGCACCACGCACATCATGGCCGCGCCTTATGGGATCGAGGGCGTGTGCCTGCGGCTCTTCAACGTCTACGGCCCCGGCCAGGCGCTCTCCAACCCGTACACCGGCGTGCTCGCGATCTTCGCGTCGCGGTTGCTCAACGGGCAAAAGCCGATGATCTTCGAGGACGGCGAACAGCGCCGCGACTTCGTCCATGTCAGCGACGTGGCGCGCGGCTTCGCCGACGCCTTGTTCCTCCCGCAGGCGGTCGGTGGCACGTTCAACATCGGGTCGGGGCATGACCGCTCGGTGACCGAAGTCGCGACCGAGCTGGCCAAGGCGATGGGCAAGAACGATCTGGCGCCCGAGATCGTCGGCAAGGCGCGGATCGGGGACATCCGCCATTGCTTCTGCGACACGACGCTGGCGCAGGAACGGCTCGACTTCCGCGCGACCCAGGATTTCACCGCCGGGCTCGCCGAACTGGCCGAGTGGGTCGCCGAACAGACCGCCGAGGACAAGGTCGCGACGATGCGCGCCGAGCTCGAGCGCCGCGGGCTGGTCGCATGA
- a CDS encoding DUF6165 family protein, with protein MASLPSPSVPVSWGELLDKITILEIKQHRIDRADARANVAHEHSLLSRIGAGVLGQDGVAPLYARLKSVNEDLWEIEDAIRREEAARSFGGEFIRLARAVYVKNDERAALKRAINVALESDLIEEKSYAALN; from the coding sequence ATGGCCAGCCTTCCCAGCCCGTCCGTGCCCGTGTCCTGGGGTGAGTTGCTCGACAAGATCACGATCCTCGAAATCAAGCAGCACCGCATCGATCGCGCCGATGCGCGCGCCAATGTCGCGCACGAACATTCGCTGCTGTCGCGGATCGGTGCGGGCGTGTTGGGTCAGGACGGTGTTGCGCCGCTCTATGCGCGGCTGAAGTCGGTCAACGAGGATCTGTGGGAGATCGAGGACGCGATCCGCCGCGAGGAAGCCGCGCGCAGCTTCGGCGGCGAGTTCATCCGGCTGGCGCGCGCAGTCTACGTCAAGAACGACGAGCGCGCGGCGCTGAAACGCGCGATCAACGTCGCGCTGGAATCGGACCTGATCGAAGAAAAGAGCTACGCGGCGTTGAATTGA
- a CDS encoding glycosyltransferase family 9 protein, producing MSDHGWPRAMREERYEDAWAIERAVLAGRDPSTRDDPSLPYHRRWVWDGRAIDDRDVLVRCYHGLGDTLQFARFLPVLAQRARSVTVEAPTRLHVLLRFPNVSLAAFDDARPLPPAECDIEITELCAALRCTPRDGPAPYLSTTPAALPEDTVGLCWQAGDWDTERWVPPALLEPIASRHRCLSLVSAPTTLAVINPEGCPFDLAATAALVAGCALVITVDTMIAHLAGALGRPTWLLLKATPDWRWDPARRDSAWYPHTRLYAQPTAGDWHTPLATIARDLDMIQGEDHGQPSQPVRARVLG from the coding sequence ATGAGCGATCACGGCTGGCCCCGGGCGATGCGCGAGGAGCGCTACGAAGACGCCTGGGCGATCGAACGGGCAGTGCTCGCGGGGCGCGACCCCTCGACCCGCGACGATCCGTCGCTCCCCTATCATCGACGCTGGGTGTGGGATGGTCGCGCGATCGACGATCGCGATGTGCTGGTGCGCTGCTATCACGGTCTCGGCGACACACTCCAATTCGCGCGCTTCCTCCCGGTGCTGGCGCAGCGCGCACGCTCGGTGACGGTCGAGGCACCCACGCGGCTCCACGTTTTGCTGCGCTTCCCCAACGTATCGCTCGCTGCCTTCGACGATGCGCGCCCGCTGCCGCCGGCGGAGTGCGATATCGAGATTACCGAGCTTTGCGCGGCACTCCGCTGCACGCCGCGTGACGGCCCCGCGCCGTATCTGAGCACCACGCCCGCCGCGCTTCCCGAGGACACGGTTGGGCTATGCTGGCAGGCGGGCGACTGGGACACCGAACGTTGGGTGCCGCCCGCCCTGCTCGAACCGATCGCGTCGCGGCATCGGTGCTTGTCGCTGGTGAGCGCGCCGACCACCCTCGCCGTCATCAACCCGGAAGGCTGCCCGTTCGATCTGGCCGCGACTGCCGCGCTGGTCGCGGGCTGCGCGTTGGTCATCACGGTCGACACGATGATCGCGCATCTCGCTGGCGCGCTCGGGCGGCCGACCTGGCTGCTGCTCAAGGCCACGCCCGACTGGCGCTGGGACCCCGCACGTCGCGACAGCGCCTGGTATCCGCACACTCGCCTCTACGCGCAGCCGACCGCCGGCGACTGGCACACGCCCCTCGCCACGATCGCGCGCGATCTCGACATGATTCAAGGAGAAGACCATGGCCAGCCTTCCCAGCCCGTCCGTGCCCGTGTCCTGGGGTGA
- a CDS encoding TIGR04290 family methyltransferase: MTEDLRARVAELAPWFHNIHLPGGVQTAPDHFLLDYPGNKFAEFGVCLPEDLTDKTVLDIGCNAGFYSIEMKRRGAARVVGIDSDDRYLAQARLASEALGFADSVEFRNLSVYDVAQLGERFDLVIFMGVLYHLRHPLLALDLIREHVAGDLMLFQTMQQGSKAEAQVPEDHPFYVPGTWTPPDYFDDRDYPKLHFIERKFAGDWTNWWAPNRACSEAMLRAAGFTVTAHPQDDVYLCRISDVPFAEHGPAAVYPSKRGVRA; the protein is encoded by the coding sequence ATGACCGAAGATTTGCGCGCGCGGGTCGCTGAACTCGCCCCATGGTTTCACAACATTCATCTGCCCGGCGGCGTGCAAACCGCGCCCGATCACTTTCTGCTCGACTATCCGGGTAACAAGTTCGCCGAATTCGGCGTCTGTCTGCCGGAAGATCTGACCGACAAGACCGTCCTGGATATCGGCTGCAACGCCGGCTTCTATTCGATCGAGATGAAACGCCGCGGTGCCGCGCGAGTGGTCGGGATCGATTCCGACGACCGCTATCTGGCGCAGGCGCGGCTGGCCAGCGAGGCGCTGGGGTTCGCCGACAGCGTCGAGTTCCGCAACCTCTCGGTCTATGACGTCGCGCAGCTCGGCGAGCGGTTCGACCTCGTGATCTTCATGGGCGTGCTGTACCATTTGCGGCATCCGCTGCTGGCGCTCGACCTGATCCGCGAGCATGTCGCGGGCGACCTGATGCTCTTCCAGACGATGCAGCAGGGCTCCAAGGCCGAGGCGCAGGTGCCCGAGGATCATCCCTTCTACGTACCCGGCACCTGGACGCCGCCCGACTATTTCGACGATCGCGACTATCCGAAGCTGCACTTCATCGAGCGCAAGTTCGCGGGCGACTGGACCAATTGGTGGGCGCCGAACCGCGCCTGTTCCGAGGCGATGCTGCGCGCCGCCGGCTTCACGGTGACCGCGCATCCGCAGGACGACGTCTATCTCTGCCGCATCAGCGACGTGCCCTTCGCGGAGCATGGGCCGGCGGCAGTCTATCCAAGCAAGCGGGGAGTGCGCGCGTGA
- a CDS encoding glycosyl hydrolase, with amino-acid sequence MIEAAMIWNEPNNKSHWDPEVDPDWSLFADTVKRAGASIAAVNPAVTRVLGGMSPIDPLWVKRLEGHGCLGAVDVIAVHGFPLDWNLWSIHDWPAKIAEIEAVTDKPVWVTEVGVGSFGAEEVQVFGVEKTAELLIGRVPRVYWYSLFDLPQEWGATTRHREAEGSSYYRHFYMGLIREDGTPKPSLDSYAKVASEMGLMQWFHFEDPRLDDAVMWMKRLGTKKLRTGLSWADSFRPNATDWFDRQMEALAEFDTTVTFCFTPEHLGIQPHHTSAARDPQAFADFCAWMIDRYAPAAVTSRTAVA; translated from the coding sequence GTGATCGAAGCCGCGATGATCTGGAACGAGCCGAACAACAAGTCGCACTGGGACCCGGAGGTCGACCCCGACTGGTCGCTGTTCGCCGACACCGTCAAGCGCGCCGGCGCGTCGATCGCGGCGGTCAACCCGGCGGTGACGCGCGTGCTGGGCGGCATGTCGCCGATCGACCCGTTGTGGGTGAAGCGGCTGGAGGGGCACGGTTGTCTCGGCGCGGTCGACGTGATCGCGGTGCACGGCTTTCCGCTCGACTGGAACCTGTGGTCGATCCACGACTGGCCCGCCAAGATCGCCGAGATCGAGGCGGTTACGGACAAGCCGGTGTGGGTCACCGAGGTCGGCGTCGGCTCGTTCGGTGCCGAAGAGGTGCAGGTGTTCGGGGTCGAGAAGACCGCCGAGCTGCTGATCGGCCGCGTGCCGCGCGTCTACTGGTATTCCCTGTTCGACCTGCCGCAGGAATGGGGAGCGACCACTCGCCACCGCGAGGCGGAAGGGTCGAGCTATTACCGGCATTTCTACATGGGGCTGATCCGCGAGGACGGCACGCCGAAGCCCTCGCTCGACAGCTATGCCAAGGTCGCGTCGGAGATGGGGCTGATGCAGTGGTTCCATTTCGAGGATCCGCGGCTCGACGATGCGGTCATGTGGATGAAGCGGCTGGGGACGAAGAAGCTGCGCACCGGGCTGAGCTGGGCCGACAGCTTCCGCCCCAATGCGACCGACTGGTTCGACCGGCAGATGGAAGCGCTTGCCGAATTCGACACGACCGTCACCTTCTGCTTCACGCCGGAGCATCTCGGCATCCAGCCGCATCATACCAGCGCGGCGCGCGATCCGCAGGCGTTCGCGGATTTCTGCGCGTGGATGATCGACCGCTATGCGCCCGCCGCGGTCACGAGCCGGACGGCGGTGGCGTAA
- a CDS encoding MDR/zinc-dependent alcohol dehydrogenase-like family protein, with amino-acid sequence MPAAVLVAPGRFEVREAPVPQPGAGEVRVRLEGCGVCASNVEPWEGQPWSTYPSEAGGMGHEGWGVVDALGEGVDDVALGERVTMLSGHGFAPYDVASVDQLVRLPAALDGQAFPGEPLACAMNIFRRADVLPGQTVAIVGIGFLGAVLTKLASDAGARVIAISRRAESLALARANGAAETIAMDDHWAIIERVKQLTGEALCERVIEAVGKQWPLDLASAIVGFGGRLVVAGYHQDGPRQVNMQDWNWKGIDVINAHERNPRVNLRGLNEAVAAVAGGRVDLAALLTHRFTLTELNEAVAATRDKPAGFVKAVVTF; translated from the coding sequence ATGCCCGCCGCCGTGCTGGTGGCGCCGGGACGGTTCGAGGTGCGCGAGGCCCCGGTACCGCAGCCGGGCGCCGGCGAGGTTCGCGTCCGCCTCGAAGGCTGCGGCGTCTGCGCGTCGAACGTCGAGCCGTGGGAGGGGCAGCCATGGTCGACCTATCCCAGCGAGGCGGGCGGAATGGGGCATGAGGGCTGGGGCGTCGTCGATGCGCTGGGCGAGGGGGTCGATGACGTCGCGCTCGGTGAACGGGTGACGATGCTGTCGGGGCATGGCTTCGCGCCCTATGACGTGGCGTCGGTCGACCAATTGGTGCGGCTGCCCGCCGCGCTCGACGGGCAGGCGTTTCCGGGCGAGCCGCTGGCGTGCGCGATGAACATCTTCCGGCGTGCCGACGTGCTGCCCGGGCAGACGGTGGCGATCGTCGGCATCGGTTTTCTGGGTGCGGTGCTGACGAAGCTGGCGAGCGATGCGGGGGCGCGGGTGATCGCGATCTCGCGGCGCGCGGAGTCGCTGGCGCTGGCGCGCGCGAACGGCGCCGCCGAGACGATCGCGATGGACGATCACTGGGCGATCATCGAGCGGGTCAAGCAACTGACCGGCGAAGCATTGTGCGAGCGCGTGATCGAGGCGGTCGGCAAGCAATGGCCGCTCGACCTCGCCTCGGCGATCGTCGGGTTCGGCGGGCGGCTGGTGGTGGCGGGCTATCATCAGGACGGGCCGCGGCAAGTGAACATGCAGGACTGGAACTGGAAGGGTATCGACGTGATCAACGCGCACGAACGCAACCCGCGCGTAAACCTGCGGGGGCTGAACGAGGCGGTGGCGGCGGTGGCCGGCGGGCGCGTCGATCTGGCCGCGCTGCTGACGCATCGGTTCACGCTGACCGAGTTGAACGAGGCGGTCGCGGCGACGCGCGACAAGCCCGCCGGTTTCGTGAAGGCGGTGGTGACGTTCTGA